Below is a genomic region from Candidatus Schneideria nysicola.
CCTACACTAGGTGCATGGGGAATAGGATGGGAAGTATGGCTTGATGGAATGGAAATAACCCAATTTACTTATTTTCAACAAATGGGAGGATTAGAGTGTAATCCCATAACAGGTGAAATTACTTACGGTCTTGAAAGATTAGCTATGTATTTACAGAATATAGATTCTATTTATGATGTAGTATGGAATAATATTTCTGATATCGGTAAAATTACTTATGGTGATATATTCTTTCAAAAAGAAGTAGAATATTCCGCCTATAATTTTAAGTATGCAGATATCCATTTTTTATTAGCTTCTTTTAATCACTATGAGAAAGAATCCATGAATTTATTAAAATTAAATCCTCCTCTTCTTTTCCCTGCTTATGAATATCTTCTTAAAGCGATTCATTGCTTTAATTTATTAGAATCCCGTAAGGCTATATCCGTTACAGAAAGACAAAATTATGTATTACGCCTTTGTACGTTAACAAAGATAATAGCGAAAACATATTATTCTACTTCAATATAGTAGTACTATAAATTCTTTTTATGTTATGAATAAATATACTTTTTTAATAGAAATCGGTACAGAAGAATTACCTCCTAAATTAGCATATTCTCTATCAAAAGATTTTGCTAATCATCTTAGTATTGCATTAACTGATTATCGAATCGGTTATGAAAAAATTCATTATTTTTCTACGCCTCGTCGTTTAGCACTACAAGTATCTAACTTAAATGAAAAACAAGAAGATATTTATCTTGAAAAAATTAGTCCGAGATTGTCAAATCTTAAATTCAATCCATCTATAATAAAATGGGGAAGAAATTTAGGACTAACAATAGATCAACTTCATCAACTGCCTACTAATAATGGAAAATTAATTTATAAATTTTTATCTAAGGGACAATTAGTAAAATTTTTACTATTAGATATAGTGAAAAATACCATCAAAAAATTATCGATTTCCAAATCCATGAGATGGGGTATGGGCAATATCAAATTTATTCGTCCAGTTCATACTATTACTTTGTTATTAGATAATCAAATTATTCCAGGAACCATTTTAGGTATCCCTTCGGATAGAATATTACAAGGTCATCGTTTCATCGGAAAAGAAAATATTATATTAGATCATGCAAATAATTATATACCTCTCTTATTTAAAGAGGGAAAAGTGATAGCAGATCATACACATCGAAAAAATATCATTCTTGATGAAATTGAAATACAAGTGAAAAAAATTGGAGGAATGGTAAATATTACAGATGAAGATTTTATTGACGAAATTACTTCATTAGTGGAATGGCCTGTAGTTTTACTAGGTCATTTTCATAAAAAATTTTTAAAAATACCGGTCGAAGTGTTAATTTTCATTATGAAAAATGAAAAAAAATATTTTCCAATTTATAATAAAAATGGAACACTTCTGCCCTATTTTATATTGGTATCTAATATTAAATCTTTGAATCCAGAACAGGTTATTTCTGGGAATGAAAAAACATTACATTATAGGCTCATAGATACTGAATTTTTTATAAAAAAGGATACTAATCAACGTTTAGAAGAATACTTATTAAAATTAAATAATATTATATTTCATGAAAATCTAGGTTCTCTCTATGAAAAAAGTATTCGTATTAAACATTTATCAGTTTGGATTGGAAAAAAAATTCATGCTAATATTCAGGAAACAAAAAGAGCAGGACTACTCTCTAAATGTGATTTAGTTACTCATATGGTAACCGAATTTCCTAGTATGCAAGGTATTATAGGAATGCATTATGCTATTCAAGATGGAGAATCTTATTCTATAGCTTTAGCACAAAAAGAACAATATTATCCTAGATTTTTTAACGATATTTTACCTACCACACTAATCTCATCTGCAGTTTCATTGGCAGATAAGATAGATAATATAGTAGGTATATTAGGAATATATAAGAATCCGAGAGGAGAAAGCGATCCTTTTGCGATTCGTAGAGCCGCTATTGGAGTATTGCGTATAATTATAGAAAAAGGTTTGCTACTAGATTTAGAATCTATGATAAAAAAAACAGTCAGTTTATATAAAACTAAATTAATTAATACAAATGTAACAGATGAAACTGTTAATTTTATATTAAATAGATTTTTTAATTTATATCCAAAAGGAGAACATAATATTATTAAAGCAGTACTTGCTTGCCATACTTCTTATATTTTACCATTTCATTTTAATGCCAAAATACAAG
It encodes:
- the glyQ gene encoding glycine--tRNA ligase subunit alpha is translated as MNQSKKVQTFQEIIFNLQQYWKNQGCTIIQPLDIEVGAGTSHPMTFLKALGSKPIAFAYVQASRRPTDGRYGKNPNRLQHYYQFQVVIKPSPINIQKLYLDSLVAIGLDLQIHDIRFIEDNWENPTLGAWGIGWEVWLDGMEITQFTYFQQMGGLECNPITGEITYGLERLAMYLQNIDSIYDVVWNNISDIGKITYGDIFFQKEVEYSAYNFKYADIHFLLASFNHYEKESMNLLKLNPPLLFPAYEYLLKAIHCFNLLESRKAISVTERQNYVLRLCTLTKIIAKTYYSTSI
- the glyS gene encoding glycine--tRNA ligase subunit beta, coding for MNKYTFLIEIGTEELPPKLAYSLSKDFANHLSIALTDYRIGYEKIHYFSTPRRLALQVSNLNEKQEDIYLEKISPRLSNLKFNPSIIKWGRNLGLTIDQLHQLPTNNGKLIYKFLSKGQLVKFLLLDIVKNTIKKLSISKSMRWGMGNIKFIRPVHTITLLLDNQIIPGTILGIPSDRILQGHRFIGKENIILDHANNYIPLLFKEGKVIADHTHRKNIILDEIEIQVKKIGGMVNITDEDFIDEITSLVEWPVVLLGHFHKKFLKIPVEVLIFIMKNEKKYFPIYNKNGTLLPYFILVSNIKSLNPEQVISGNEKTLHYRLIDTEFFIKKDTNQRLEEYLLKLNNIIFHENLGSLYEKSIRIKHLSVWIGKKIHANIQETKRAGLLSKCDLVTHMVTEFPSMQGIIGMHYAIQDGESYSIALAQKEQYYPRFFNDILPTTLISSAVSLADKIDNIVGILGIYKNPRGESDPFAIRRAAIGVLRIIIEKGLLLDLESMIKKTVSLYKTKLINTNVTDETVNFILNRFFNLYPKGEHNIIKAVLACHTSYILPFHFNAKIQAIQFFIRKKEFTVILIVYKRIANILNKSHNILNTDFSFSLLQEKYEIELANALITLQEKLPFYFKNAQYKELLQQIISMQDVIESFFKSVFIFTEDKMIQNNRLTLLKKLHTILLQIADISLLL